In the genome of Hymenobacter cellulosivorans, one region contains:
- a CDS encoding ATP-dependent Clp protease adaptor ClpS, giving the protein MTTKPQIDYDEDVLLLEETIDVRDLIVYNDDVNTFEHVIRTLIDVCGHEPEQAEQCTLLIHHKGQCTVKHGAYEELASMCTAIHDRGISADVL; this is encoded by the coding sequence ATGACGACCAAACCGCAAATCGACTACGACGAGGATGTACTCCTGCTGGAAGAAACCATCGACGTGCGCGACTTAATCGTGTACAACGATGACGTAAATACTTTCGAGCACGTCATCCGGACCCTTATCGACGTGTGCGGCCACGAGCCTGAGCAAGCCGAGCAGTGCACCCTGCTGATTCACCACAAGGGGCAGTGCACCGTTAAGCACGGCGCGTACGAGGAACTGGCCAGCATGTGCACCGCCATTCACGACCGGGGAATTTCGGCCGACGTACTCTGA
- the recR gene encoding recombination mediator RecR — translation MEFPSKLIENAVGELAKLPGIGRKTALRLTLHLLKAETEATSALAEALAKMRFEITYCQTCHNISDTEECSICANKLRDHSMVCVVSDIRDVIAIENTGQYKGVYHVLGGVISPIEGIGPSDLHIDTLLTRIPESEIKEIILAISPTMEGDTTAFFLSRKLREFPDVHISTIARGIPMGGELEYADEITLGRSIVERTRQAK, via the coding sequence ATGGAGTTTCCTTCCAAGCTGATAGAAAACGCAGTTGGTGAGCTGGCCAAGCTGCCCGGTATCGGGCGTAAAACGGCACTGCGGCTTACCCTGCACCTGCTCAAAGCCGAAACCGAAGCCACCAGTGCCCTAGCCGAGGCTTTGGCCAAAATGCGCTTTGAAATAACCTACTGCCAAACCTGCCACAACATCTCCGACACGGAAGAGTGCAGCATCTGCGCCAACAAGCTGCGCGACCATAGCATGGTCTGCGTGGTGTCGGATATCCGCGACGTTATTGCCATCGAAAACACCGGGCAGTACAAGGGCGTGTACCACGTGCTGGGCGGCGTGATTTCGCCCATCGAGGGCATTGGCCCTTCCGACCTGCACATCGACACGCTGCTGACCCGCATTCCGGAGTCGGAAATCAAGGAAATCATCCTGGCCATCAGCCCTACGATGGAAGGCGATACCACCGCGTTTTTTCTGTCGCGCAAGCTGCGCGAGTTTCCCGACGTGCACATCAGCACCATTGCCCGCGGCATCCCGATGGGCGGCGAGCTAGAGTACGCCGACGAAATCACCCTGGGCCGCTCCATCGTGGAGCGTACCCGTCAGGCCAAATAA
- a CDS encoding sporulation-delaying protein SdpB family protein yields the protein MYKNTLRALDTYASVNPFTWVYGLGRSLIALGTLITLVLSSPTILFDEQLFGKMSLDSSLENFNIYFLFGFANLSYAYALSIVVLLLVISGVFPRYTGILHWIVTYSFFQSGSIVEGGDQIGSILTMLLIPVTLLDGRKNHWVNTPQASPNYYANFIGRGMLALIALQMAVLYFHAGIEKMYKLEEWKNGTAVYYFFNDPLFGYPAWMHGILAPALTNGYVVTALTWGTMAFEVVLFGSLFMASQKRKQLIWLALGFHLGIALVFGLVSFFCAMAGGLILYMIPVETKIPVLRRRKTGISQLATPYEFAQRSAVLEPATA from the coding sequence ATGTATAAGAACACGTTACGCGCCCTCGATACCTACGCCTCCGTTAATCCTTTCACCTGGGTCTACGGGCTGGGCCGCAGCCTGATTGCGCTCGGTACGCTGATAACGCTGGTGCTGAGCAGCCCCACTATTCTATTCGACGAGCAACTGTTCGGCAAAATGAGCCTGGATTCGTCGTTGGAAAACTTCAACATCTACTTCCTCTTCGGCTTCGCCAACCTTAGCTATGCCTACGCGCTGAGCATCGTGGTGCTGCTGCTGGTGATTTCGGGCGTGTTTCCGCGCTACACCGGCATTCTGCACTGGATAGTAACGTACAGCTTTTTCCAGTCGGGCAGCATTGTGGAGGGCGGGGACCAGATTGGCTCGATTCTCACCATGCTCCTGATTCCGGTGACCCTGCTCGACGGCCGCAAAAACCACTGGGTGAACACGCCCCAGGCCAGCCCGAACTACTACGCCAACTTTATTGGCCGCGGGATGCTGGCCCTGATTGCCCTGCAGATGGCCGTGCTGTATTTTCACGCGGGCATCGAGAAAATGTACAAGCTTGAGGAGTGGAAAAACGGCACCGCGGTGTACTATTTCTTTAATGACCCCCTGTTTGGCTACCCGGCCTGGATGCATGGCATTCTGGCTCCGGCCCTGACCAACGGCTACGTCGTGACGGCGCTTACCTGGGGTACCATGGCTTTTGAGGTCGTCCTGTTTGGCTCGCTGTTTATGGCCTCCCAAAAGCGCAAGCAGCTGATCTGGCTGGCGCTGGGCTTCCATCTGGGCATTGCTCTGGTCTTTGGGCTGGTCAGTTTCTTCTGCGCCATGGCAGGCGGCCTGATCTTGTATATGATACCGGTAGAAACAAAAATTCCGGTTCTGCGCCGTCGCAAAACCGGAATTTCACAGCTGGCTACTCCGTATGAATTCGCGCAGCGCTCAGCGGTGCTCGAGCCCGCTACGGCCTGA
- a CDS encoding SdpA family antimicrobial peptide system protein: MEIKRFSFYLTVLLLGFVLVSKAVQASVGVNATETTFQERYAFSVLLPEGWGFFTKSPRDEKHVLYRVLPDKTLAVATPKNADPENLFGFSRRSRRTSMEFSRVMAHIKTKDWDKYQTYSLHDLLSSDTIAAVQIPYSTKQFNQLEKGTYIVKRYSIVPWAWAQYPEHYTNPEQYLKLTIK; encoded by the coding sequence ATGGAAATTAAACGCTTCTCTTTCTACCTCACCGTGCTGCTGCTGGGCTTTGTCCTGGTTTCGAAGGCCGTGCAGGCCTCTGTCGGTGTCAATGCCACGGAAACGACTTTTCAGGAGCGCTACGCCTTTAGCGTGCTGCTGCCCGAAGGCTGGGGATTTTTTACTAAGAGCCCGCGCGACGAGAAACACGTGCTCTACCGGGTTTTGCCCGACAAAACCCTGGCAGTAGCCACGCCTAAGAATGCCGATCCGGAAAACCTGTTCGGCTTTTCACGCCGGAGCCGGCGCACAAGTATGGAATTCAGCCGGGTAATGGCCCACATCAAGACCAAGGACTGGGACAAGTACCAGACCTACTCCCTGCACGACCTGCTTTCCTCCGATACCATTGCCGCCGTGCAGATACCCTACTCCACCAAGCAGTTCAACCAGCTGGAAAAGGGCACTTATATCGTGAAGCGCTACTCCATCGTGCCCTGGGCCTGGGCCCAATACCCCGAGCACTACACCAACCCCGAGCAGTACCTTAAACTAACTATTAAGTAA